GATGAACGCCGGCAGCCAGAGAACCAGTTGGGGGAAAAGAATAATGGCCAGCAGAACTAAAAGTTGCAAGATAATAAACGGAAACACGCCCTTGTATAAGTGGCTGAGATTGATTTCTGGCGGAGTGATTCCTTTGAGATAAAACAAGGCAAATCCGACCGGTGGCGTCAAAAAAGATGTCTGCAGGGTGACAGCCACCATAATTATGAACCAGATCACTTCCGGCCGGTTTACAATCCCATAGCCGTTCACGGCAATGTCCAGGCCCGAAACCACAGGTGCAACCAGTGGAAGAACAATCAGAGAAATTTCGATCCAGTCCAGAAAAAAGCCGAGCAGAAAAACGATAAACAGGATAAAGACGATAATTCCATAATCTCCGAACGGAAGGCTCATTAAAAGCCTTTCGACCAGCTCGTCCCCACCAAGACCCCGCAGCACTAGAGCAAAACAAGTCGCTCCGATCAGTATCCCGAAGATGTAAGCGGTGGTGTTATAGGTAGAATAAAGTACCTCTTTGAGGACTAAAAAATTAAATTTTTTGTAAAAAATGGCGAGAAATGTGGCCATCAGGGCCCCGACTCCGCTGGCTTCTGTGACGGTGGCAATGCCGGTAAAGATAGACCCGAGAACCGATAAGATGAGGAATAAAGGTGGAATAATTCGTTTTATGACTTCGAAAAGGATACCCCAGGTAATCGGGCGGCGATCCGGCGCCAGGGGTGCGGCATCCGGCTTGAGGTAGCAGTAAATGAGCAGATACACAACGTAAAGAAACGCCAGCAAAAGTCCCGGCAGAACGGCCCCCATAAAAAGATCGCCGACCGAGACACTCAACTGATCCCCCATCATCACCAGCATAATGCTCGGCGGAATGAGGATGCCCAGAGTCCCGGCACTGGCCACCGTGCCCACCGCCAGTGGCTTGTGGTAGCCCTGCTTAAGCATTGCCGGTATACTGATAAGCCCCAGCATGACGACCGAAGCACCGATAATCCCGGTGGATGCAGCCAGCAGTATCCCGATAAACATTACAGTGATGGCCAGCCCCCCACGAACCTTGCCGAAAAGCTCCTGGGCCGACACCATGAGTCGTTCGGCAATGCCTGACTTGCCCAGCATCAATCCCATGAAGATAAACATGGGCACAGATATCAGTACCCAGTTGTTCATCGTTTGATAGATACGGGACACAACCAGCCCAAAATAATTGAAATCTATACCAGTGATTGTCCCCAGGTACTGATCGGAAAAATACCCGATACCGGTAAACAGGATCGAAGTCCCGGCCAGGCTATAAGCAACCGGGTAGCCCGAAAACAGTAGAGCAATAAACGAGACAAACATCGCTAAAACGAGATAATCATTGATTTCCATGTCTATTCCCAAACAAAAATAGTAAAGACCGCGTCATCCGCAAGAAGATAGCAGTACCGAAAAACACGAAACTGATGGGTATGACAGCCTTGATGGCCCAGCGGCACGGGAGCCCCAGCGGAGCCACGGACCGTTCGTCGTGAATCCAAGAATCGAGAAAAAAATGGTAGCCGTGGATGATGACTGCGACAATAAAAGGCAGCATGAGAAACAGGGCACCCAAAACCTCGATCCAGTGCCGCACTTTTTCCGGGAACCGGTTACTGATAACATCAACCCGGACATGAGAGTTTTCGACTACTGCGTAGGAAAGTCCGAACATTAATGCCAAACCGTAAAGATGCCATTCGAGTTCTTCTAGAACAACCAGGCCGTTGTTGAAACCATAACGAAGTGTCACCTGCAGTGCGATGACCAAAATCAACAGACCATTGGCCCATGCCATGATCCTGCCAAAGCCCAGGAACAGATTATCCAGACTGTCCAAAGGGCTATTTTTTTTCTTTGGGTATCCCAATTTTAACCTCCACCCTATTCAATTGGATCGATGCGGTTTCCCACAACTTGCGCGGGAAACCGCATCCGGTTATCAAAATTCATCGATTGTGAGGATTTTTACGCCTGCCCAGGTTATTTTTGAACATCAAGATCGTGCTGCAACCTCAATCAATCACCGGCAAGGCCTGCTTTATTCCGGTCTTGGCAGATGGGCCACACTCTCATAAGGTTTGCATTGGTTCTGAAAGGCTTTGTAGTCTTCCCAGATCTCCTTGAGAAACACGTCCTTGGACGTCTCTTCTTCAATCACTTCAAGCCATGTTTCTCTAAACAGCTTCAACAGTTCAGGGGACCATTCCAGATTTTGCGTACCGTGCTTTTCTGCATTTTCCCTCACCACGGAGCCTTGTTCAGCATGCGATTTGGCCATGGACCACAAATTGATTGCACGGGTTGTGACCTCAATGAGGGCCTGTTGCTGGGGACTCATGGAATTCCAGGTATCCTTATTGATCAGAAGCTCAAGATGGGTGGCAGGCTGGTGCCAACTCGGAAAATAATTATATTTCGCTACTTTGTAGAACCCATACTGGGTATCGACGGCAGGCGTCGCAAACTCAGTCGCATCAATGGCACCTTTTTCAAGCGCCGGAAAACACTCGCCGCCAGGCAAAGATGTAACGGAAGCCCCGAGCTTGCTGAGCACTTTTCCGCCAAGACCGAAAAATCGAATATTCAACCCTTTAAGGTCTTCCGGGGAGTTGATCTCTTTTCTGAACCAGCCGGCTGTTTCCGGTGCAAGAAAACAGAATGGAAACACTTTTACATTGTATCCGGCTCTATCGTACATTTTCTGGTAGAGCTTTCCACCATTACCAAAGTAAAGCCAGCTGATAAAATAAGGAACACTCTGACTGAAAGGGATGGCCGTATAAAACTCGGCAGCCTTGATTTTTCCGGCGGTATATCCGGACGCAGTATAACCTGCATTAACCTTTCCGGTAGAAACGGCATCGAGAATCTCATAGACCGGCATAAGCTTACCAGGCTCGTAGATTTTTACTTTCATGTTGCCACCGCTCGCCGACTCGAGATACTCTTTGAACGTCACAGTGACTTCACCGACGGTCGGCATGTTGGTGGAAAAGGCAACCGGTAGCTTCAGGAGGATATTCTTCTCCTTATCGGCTGCCCACGCAGATGTACTCAATACCATTAAAGTGATTGATAGTAGTGCCAGGAAAAATTTTTGCTTGGATCTCATATCAAACTTCCTCCGTTTATGTTACATTTCGCAATTCTTAATGTACCTTCCTCTAATCATACAGCCTCGGCTTAAGATCACTGATTAAATCAAATGGGTTTAATAGATGTTAACAATTTAAGCGCTTAAATTATTTGTCACCCCACCTTACAAGTCCATATATCAATCAGGATTCAGGATGTCAACATAAATCTGATGATCTGACTATTAATCCAATTTTTTCTGTTATCTATCCGATAAAACAGGGATAATTGAGTCAATTTTTGATAGTCATTTCATGTCGTCTGATTATTTATTCTTTGGAGTTTGAGGTTTTTTAAAAAATCAGCTTAAACTTCCATGCTTGTGCTATTGTGAATCATAATCCTCCGGGTAGAGCCGAACAGTTTCCCACCCGGCGCCCCCACAGATCCGGACGAGCGGATTTCCCGCATCCGGTTCCTCAAGTTCACGGTTTCGCTTAACATATTGTATGCGCTATCTTCTGGGTCGGTAATGGATATTGCTGAGCCAAGGCTGCAAACTTGTACCACTGCATGGTATTGGCTGGGGCTTATTATGGAATAGAAGGCATTCCGAAAGAATGGATTGAAGAAATTGCTATGAATGAATTTATTATGAAATCTTCGGATGCTCTTATGTAAAACCGATTCAAATATTTCAAGATTATCCAATGCATGAAAATTCACGGCCTTGAAAAATAATGTATACCCAAGCAAATGATGAGGTCTATGCGGTGAAAGACCTGGACAGTGGCACTGAAAATGATGGACTATGCATTTCTGTGCATGCAGCAAAATTTGGCGATGCAATCTCTATTGCCAGATAGCTCAGGTATAGATTCGCAGGTGAATATGTCAGGCATGTCTGATGGTTCATTTTCATTGAATTGCTTTATCTGTGAGGGATACGGGCAGATATCATTGGAATTAGAAACTTGTGTCAATCAAAAATCAGCGATATAAACAAGCCGGAGTCAAGTCAGGACTGCATGGGAAGGCCCTGCCGGAACGGGTGTCCGGCAGGGTGCGAAAGGATGGTATCCGTTATTTTGCTCCCGCATCATAGGTGCAGGTGGTGAAATCAATTTCTGCGCCGCATTTGTCACATTTATGGGGTTTGTCAAATTCATCCGAGAAAATTTCCTTGGATGCATCACATGCAGGGCATTTACAGGTAAAGGATTTCAAGTTTTTAAAATTTTCAAATCCAGGGCAATGTTGCGGTGTGCTCATGATGGTCTCCTTTTTTTGGGTTGTCGGTTTTCCGTCTGTAAGTATTCATTACCATTGTCACGCCTTGGTGTAAACGCAATTCAATGACCTATCCCAGATTTACAACCGTCCGGCCCTTGAGCCGGCCGTTGAGCATGTTGTCGATCGCAGTGGGCAGCTGGTCCAGGGTGATGCGGGTGGCCATTTCCGCCAAATTTTGCGGTTTCCAGTCGTGTGCCAGCTTTTTCCACAAGGCCTGTCGGGGTTCTTTGGGGTAATGCTGGGAATCGATGCCAAAAAGCGATACCCCTCTCAGAATAAAAGGAAATACCGTGATCGGCAGGTCCGGAGAAGCCACCAGTCCACAGCAGGTCACCTTTCCCCGGGCCCGGGCGGATTTAATGGCTGTCGCCAGGATATCGCCGCCGACAGTATCAATCACCCCGGCCCACCGGGGTTTGAGTATGGGCGCGCCGTTGTTCTGGACAAACGCCCTGCGATCGATAATTTCCGATGCCCCCAGCGTTTTGAGAAAATCGGTTGCCATTTTTCCGGAAACCGCGGTCACCTCATACCCGAGTTTTGACAGAATGGCCACGGCCAGAGATCCCACCCCGCCCGTGGCACCCGTCACCAGGATCGGCCCGGCATCCACAGGGATGTCCGTGATCTTTTCAACGGACATGGCGGCCGTGAACCCGGCGGTTCCCAGGATCATGCTCTCCGCTAGGGTCAGGCCGCCGGGCAGAGGCACCACCCAGTCCGCCGGCACCCGGATATACTGCCCGAATCCCCCGGCCGTGTTCATGCCTAAGTCATATGAAGTGACGATCACGGGATCACCCGGGGCCAGTACCGGAACCCGGCTTTCTTCGACATGGCCGGCCGCATCAATGCCCGGGGTGTGGGGATAGGTGCGGGTGACCCCTTTGTTGCCGGTGGCGGACAGGGCATCCTTGTAGTTGAGAGAGGAATATTTGACCCGGATCAGGACCTCGCCTTCAGGCAGATCCCGGACACGGGTCTGCTCGACACGTCCGGCATATTGTTTGTCAGCAATTTCTTTTACGATGAATGCGTCAAAGGTCTGATCGGTCATGACAGCCTCCCGGGCATCAGATATTTTGAATTTAACCGTCTCTGACTTGTCAAATTAATACCGATCTGGTAATGGATCAAGTTTTATATTTGCAGGCATGGAATTTTGCCTTACTTTTAAGCCGGATCATGGTATGAAAGACCAATGAAAAAAACCGCATTTCAAACCCCCCGGGTGGCCCTGATTTCCTTTTCCCACTTTGTCCATGATCTGTACTCCAGTTTTCTGCCGCCGCTGTTGCCCCTGATCATCGAAAAACTGTCTCTGACTTTGAGCCAGGCCGGGCTGTTGTCCTTTGTCATGCAGGTGCCGGCCATGCTGAACCCGCTCATCGGATTGTTTGCCGACAACAAAAAAGTGGCCCGGTGGCTGGTGATCCTGGCCCCGTCCTTCACGGCCCTGCCCATGAGCCTGATCATGGCGGCACCGTCCTATTTTCTGCTCTTGATCCTGCTGTTTTTATCCGGTATTTCCGCGGCCCTGTACCATGTCCCTTCGCCGGTGCTGGTGGCCGGATATTCCGGTATCCGCAAGGGCCGGGGCATGAGCCTGTTCATGTCCGGCGGCGAGCTGGCCCGGACCTTAGGGCCCATGGTGGCCGTGGCGGCCCTGGCCTGGCTGGGTGTGGACCGATTCTACCTGGTATTTGGCCTGGCCGTGATGACCTCCGTGCTGCTCTGGCTGACCCTGGAATCCCCGCCGGAAAAACCCGAGGTCCGGCGGAACGGCTCCCTGAAACAGGCGTATGTTGAAATCCGCCATGTGCTCAAGCCGTTGTCCGGCATCCTGGCGGCCCGGGCCGGCATGCATGCCTCCATGGGCATTTTTTTAAGTGTTTTCATCAAAGAGCAGACCGGCAGCCTCTGGTATGGCGGGGCGGCCCTGGCCCTGTACGAGGCATTCGGCGTGGCCGGGGTTTTGTCCGCCGGAACCCTGTCCGACTGGATCGGCCGCAGAAAAGTACTGTTCTGGGCCCTGGCCACCGCCCCGGTAACTTTGCTGCTGTTTGTGCATACCACGGGTTTTCTGAAAATCGGGATGCTGGTGATCACCGGTTTTTCCGTTTTATCCACCACACCGGTGATGCTGGCCATTGTGCAGGATAATGCCCAAAACCATCCGTCCGCTGCCAACGGCATGTTCATGATGGTGTCTTTTGCCGTCCGGTCCTTTGCCGTGGTGGTGGTGGGCGCTGTGGGGGATATGGCCGGAATGGAAAACATGTTTGTGTTCAGCGCCGTGGTGGGGTTTGTGTCCCTGCCGTTTCTGATATGGCTGCCGGACAGGAAAAAAGATATGTAACCCGTTAATTCAGGAGAATGTCATGCTGAAAACCAATGAAAATAAAATCGTGGAGATGTTTATGGAATGCCGGCCCGGCCCGCCCCGGGTGGGACCGGGATGGAAAGTGGACCATCAGGGGGTCCCGTTTCTTTTGCCCGGTATCGGCGGCATCACGTTGAATGTGGGATTGGGAGATCCGGCCTTCGGCCTGGCCGGGGACCATATCGAGCCAGGCGTATCCTGCACGGCCAATGCAGACAAACCCAATGACTTTCCCAATAATTCCCTTCAGTTTCTGGCCTGTGTGGGCAATGAAGCCAAAATTCTTTCCGGCGAAGCCAAAGGGGAAGCCGGGGTGGTGATCGGCCATCATGGCGGGTCCGAGCATATTATTGTGGAGTTTGACCGGCAGGTCAAAGAACAGATGAGCTATGACGATAAAATCCGGATCCGGGCCAAAGGCCAGGGACTGGCGTTATCGGATTTTGCCGATATCCGGCTGTTCAACCTGGCACCTGAACTGCTTCATAAGATGCAGATCACGCCCGACGGCAACGAAGGGCTGGCCGTGCCGGTCACCACACAGATACCGGCAGCGTGCATGGGATCCGGTTTAGGCCGTGCCCATGTGGGCGCCGGAGATTATGACGTCATGACCTCGGATCCGGACACCGTGGCCCGATATCATCTGGATAAAATGCGGTTCGGTGATTTTGTGGCCCTGATGGATCATGACAATGCCTATGGCCGGGCCTATCGAAAAGGGGCCGTGAGCATCGGCATCGTGGTGCACTCGGACTGCCGCCTGGCCGGACACGGCCCGGGCGTCACCACCCTGATGACCAGCCCGACCGGAAAAATAACCCCGGTAACAGACCCTGCCGCCAATATGGCGGACCGGCTGAATATCGGGACCTGTTTGCAAAAAAACCGATAAATGATATAACCATATCATGACCCGTCAACCCCATGTCAAGGATACCGGTGTGATCAAAAAAACCATTCTGCAAAAAGGCCAGGGCAGACTTCGAAAACTGGCCAAGCTTCAGTATATTTACGAAAAAAAATCCCGGTATTTCGCCCAGGTGGCCGAGACTGCCAAGATGATGGCGGGCCGGGAACTGGAAGAACTGGGTGCCAAAGATATTTCCTATGAATTCCGGGGCATCTGGTTCACTGCGGCCAAGCCCGATTTTTACAAAATCACCTACCAGGCCCGGTTATTGTCCCGGATACTGATTCCTCTGGTCACATTCCCCTGCAAAGACAAGGACGTGTTGTACCGGGAGGCCCGAAAAATTTCATGGGAAGAGCTGATGACCCCGAAGCAGACCTTTTCCATTGTGGCCAATGTGTCAGAATCCAGCATCACGCATTCCAATTTTGCCGGACTGCGGGTCAAGGATGCCATTGCCGATTATTTCAGGGACCGCACCAACCGCCGGCCCAGCGTGGACACCAAAGATCCCTACATTGTGGTCAATCTGTATCTTCACCGGGATGTGGCCACCCTGTCTCTGGATGCATCCATGGGGCCTTTGCACAAACGCGGGTACCGGGAGGCCTCGGTGTCGGCCCCCATGCAGGAAACCGTGGCCGCGGCCATCATCCGGAAGAGCGAATGGGACGGTACCGTGCCGTTGTACGATCCCATGTGCGGTTCCGGGACCCTGCTGGCCGAGGCCCTGATGAAGTACTGCCGGATTCCGGCCCAGGTGTTCCGCACCCGGTTCGGATTTGAAGCGCTGCCGGATTTTGATCCCCGGCTGTGGGAGGAAATCAAACAGGCAGCAGACAAAAACATCCGGCCGCTGCCCCAGGGGCTCATTGCCGGCAGCGATATTTCAGAACATTCAGTGACCGCCGCCAAAACCAATCTCATGGGCCTGCATCACGGGGCCGATGTGACCGTGTCCCAGATCGATTTCCGGGAAATCCCCGGCATTGAAGACAGCCTGATCGTCACCAATCCCCCTTACGGCATCCGCATGGGAAAAGACCGGGATCTTAAAACATTTTATCAGGACCTGGGACTGTTTCTGCGGGAACGGTGCGCAAGGTCTACGGCCCTGGTGTATTTTGGTGATCCCAAATATATCAAGCATGTCCCTCTGGCCCCATCCTGGAAAGAACCTTTGACCATCGGCGGCCTGGACGGTAAACTGGTAAAATATCAACTTTTTTGATCAAGGACCGGTATATGGACACGTCCTTTAACCAGGAATCAGGTATCAAGATCTACCATGAACTCATGGCCAACAAGGTGGGAGACATTCTTCTGGTGTCCAGCCCCTATGACGCGTTCATCATGGAGGAGGAAGGCCGGCTGTCCAACCGGATCATTCATGAATACAAGGGACTGAACCTGTCCAGACCTCCCCGGCTCACCTGGGTGTCTTCGGCAACCGATGCCTTTGAACGGCTGGAGAAAAAAAATTTCGACCTGATCCTGGCCATGCCCAGCCTGGACGGCATGGATGTGCAGACTTTTGGTGAAAGAGTCAAACAGCAGTATGCAAATCTGC
Above is a window of Desulfotignum balticum DSM 7044 DNA encoding:
- a CDS encoding TRAP transporter substrate-binding protein; its protein translation is MRSKQKFFLALLSITLMVLSTSAWAADKEKNILLKLPVAFSTNMPTVGEVTVTFKEYLESASGGNMKVKIYEPGKLMPVYEILDAVSTGKVNAGYTASGYTAGKIKAAEFYTAIPFSQSVPYFISWLYFGNGGKLYQKMYDRAGYNVKVFPFCFLAPETAGWFRKEINSPEDLKGLNIRFFGLGGKVLSKLGASVTSLPGGECFPALEKGAIDATEFATPAVDTQYGFYKVAKYNYFPSWHQPATHLELLINKDTWNSMSPQQQALIEVTTRAINLWSMAKSHAEQGSVVRENAEKHGTQNLEWSPELLKLFRETWLEVIEEETSKDVFLKEIWEDYKAFQNQCKPYESVAHLPRPE
- a CDS encoding MFS transporter encodes the protein MKKTAFQTPRVALISFSHFVHDLYSSFLPPLLPLIIEKLSLTLSQAGLLSFVMQVPAMLNPLIGLFADNKKVARWLVILAPSFTALPMSLIMAAPSYFLLLILLFLSGISAALYHVPSPVLVAGYSGIRKGRGMSLFMSGGELARTLGPMVAVAALAWLGVDRFYLVFGLAVMTSVLLWLTLESPPEKPEVRRNGSLKQAYVEIRHVLKPLSGILAARAGMHASMGIFLSVFIKEQTGSLWYGGAALALYEAFGVAGVLSAGTLSDWIGRRKVLFWALATAPVTLLLFVHTTGFLKIGMLVITGFSVLSTTPVMLAIVQDNAQNHPSAANGMFMMVSFAVRSFAVVVVGAVGDMAGMENMFVFSAVVGFVSLPFLIWLPDRKKDM
- a CDS encoding TRAP transporter small permease subunit; translation: MGYPKKKNSPLDSLDNLFLGFGRIMAWANGLLILVIALQVTLRYGFNNGLVVLEELEWHLYGLALMFGLSYAVVENSHVRVDVISNRFPEKVRHWIEVLGALFLMLPFIVAVIIHGYHFFLDSWIHDERSVAPLGLPCRWAIKAVIPISFVFFGTAIFLRMTRSLLFLFGNRHGNQ
- a CDS encoding THUMP domain-containing class I SAM-dependent RNA methyltransferase; this encodes MTRQPHVKDTGVIKKTILQKGQGRLRKLAKLQYIYEKKSRYFAQVAETAKMMAGRELEELGAKDISYEFRGIWFTAAKPDFYKITYQARLLSRILIPLVTFPCKDKDVLYREARKISWEELMTPKQTFSIVANVSESSITHSNFAGLRVKDAIADYFRDRTNRRPSVDTKDPYIVVNLYLHRDVATLSLDASMGPLHKRGYREASVSAPMQETVAAAIIRKSEWDGTVPLYDPMCGSGTLLAEALMKYCRIPAQVFRTRFGFEALPDFDPRLWEEIKQAADKNIRPLPQGLIAGSDISEHSVTAAKTNLMGLHHGADVTVSQIDFREIPGIEDSLIVTNPPYGIRMGKDRDLKTFYQDLGLFLRERCARSTALVYFGDPKYIKHVPLAPSWKEPLTIGGLDGKLVKYQLF
- a CDS encoding YhdH/YhfP family quinone oxidoreductase; this encodes MTDQTFDAFIVKEIADKQYAGRVEQTRVRDLPEGEVLIRVKYSSLNYKDALSATGNKGVTRTYPHTPGIDAAGHVEESRVPVLAPGDPVIVTSYDLGMNTAGGFGQYIRVPADWVVPLPGGLTLAESMILGTAGFTAAMSVEKITDIPVDAGPILVTGATGGVGSLAVAILSKLGYEVTAVSGKMATDFLKTLGASEIIDRRAFVQNNGAPILKPRWAGVIDTVGGDILATAIKSARARGKVTCCGLVASPDLPITVFPFILRGVSLFGIDSQHYPKEPRQALWKKLAHDWKPQNLAEMATRITLDQLPTAIDNMLNGRLKGRTVVNLG
- a CDS encoding TRAP transporter large permease gives rise to the protein MEINDYLVLAMFVSFIALLFSGYPVAYSLAGTSILFTGIGYFSDQYLGTITGIDFNYFGLVVSRIYQTMNNWVLISVPMFIFMGLMLGKSGIAERLMVSAQELFGKVRGGLAITVMFIGILLAASTGIIGASVVMLGLISIPAMLKQGYHKPLAVGTVASAGTLGILIPPSIMLVMMGDQLSVSVGDLFMGAVLPGLLLAFLYVVYLLIYCYLKPDAAPLAPDRRPITWGILFEVIKRIIPPLFLILSVLGSIFTGIATVTEASGVGALMATFLAIFYKKFNFLVLKEVLYSTYNTTAYIFGILIGATCFALVLRGLGGDELVERLLMSLPFGDYGIIVFILFIVFLLGFFLDWIEISLIVLPLVAPVVSGLDIAVNGYGIVNRPEVIWFIIMVAVTLQTSFLTPPVGFALFYLKGITPPEINLSHLYKGVFPFIILQLLVLLAIILFPQLVLWLPAFIYG
- a CDS encoding DUF4438 domain-containing protein, with the protein product MLKTNENKIVEMFMECRPGPPRVGPGWKVDHQGVPFLLPGIGGITLNVGLGDPAFGLAGDHIEPGVSCTANADKPNDFPNNSLQFLACVGNEAKILSGEAKGEAGVVIGHHGGSEHIIVEFDRQVKEQMSYDDKIRIRAKGQGLALSDFADIRLFNLAPELLHKMQITPDGNEGLAVPVTTQIPAACMGSGLGRAHVGAGDYDVMTSDPDTVARYHLDKMRFGDFVALMDHDNAYGRAYRKGAVSIGIVVHSDCRLAGHGPGVTTLMTSPTGKITPVTDPAANMADRLNIGTCLQKNR